A stretch of Carnobacterium iners DNA encodes these proteins:
- the selD gene encoding selenide, water dikinase SelD, which yields MENQWLDGLFICGGCNAKIGPGDLSSILETLPKQEDKNLLVGFDSADDAAVYQLTEDLAMIQTMDFFPAMVSDPRLFGQIAAANAMSDVFAMGGEVLTAMNMVCWPEEKSLTILAEILAGGQEKVKEAGGILVGGHSIHDSLPKYGLSVSGKVHPDKIYRNDTCELGDSLILTKPLGTGIVTTVYSAGEMGEEEFQAAAASMTLLNVYASTILKKYTVHSCTDVTGFGLLGHLNEMLTDQFSCVLESSATPILKGAYKGAQEFLITAGGQRNRNALSSDVKFEFDDYALEELFFDPQTSGGLLVSAPTAQANDLLLELQAEGLNSGIIGVVTERSDYKMTIY from the coding sequence TTTATATGCGGTGGCTGTAATGCAAAAATCGGTCCCGGAGATTTAAGTAGTATTTTGGAAACATTACCTAAACAAGAGGATAAAAATTTATTAGTCGGATTTGACTCTGCAGATGATGCAGCAGTCTATCAACTAACTGAGGACCTAGCGATGATTCAAACAATGGATTTTTTCCCCGCAATGGTTAGTGATCCACGATTATTTGGTCAAATTGCAGCAGCAAACGCAATGAGTGACGTTTTCGCAATGGGTGGAGAAGTGCTAACAGCGATGAACATGGTTTGTTGGCCAGAAGAAAAATCTTTAACCATTTTAGCTGAAATATTAGCTGGTGGACAAGAGAAAGTAAAAGAAGCAGGTGGTATTCTAGTTGGTGGTCATTCTATTCATGATTCTCTACCAAAATATGGTTTATCTGTATCAGGAAAGGTTCATCCTGATAAAATTTACAGAAATGATACATGTGAACTAGGTGATAGTTTAATTCTTACTAAACCATTAGGAACAGGGATTGTGACAACCGTTTATAGTGCTGGTGAAATGGGTGAAGAAGAATTTCAAGCAGCTGCTGCTTCGATGACGTTATTGAATGTGTATGCGTCAACGATTTTGAAAAAATATACGGTACACAGTTGTACGGATGTAACAGGTTTTGGTTTGTTAGGGCATTTGAATGAAATGTTAACAGATCAATTTAGTTGTGTACTAGAAAGCTCAGCGACACCTATTTTAAAAGGAGCTTATAAAGGGGCTCAGGAATTTCTGATAACAGCTGGTGGACAAAGAAACCGAAATGCACTAAGTTCCGATGTTAAATTTGAGTTTGATGATTATGCTTTAGAGGAATTATTCTTTGACCCTCAAACTTCCGGTGGATTATTGGTTAGTGCGCCAACAGCACAAGCCAATGATTTATTGCTTGAATTACAGGCAGAAGGCTTAAACAGCGGGATAATTGGCGTTGTTACAGAACGGTCTGACTATAAAATGACTATCTATTAA
- the yedF gene encoding sulfurtransferase-like selenium metabolism protein YedF — translation MHEINALEQACPMPVILTKRAMKEFPNEDLTVLVDNKIATQNLKKMADQLGFKTTIEQNSVSSYTVQLTKEKEENSSINQVSEQKPTFLKKETESKQQPYIVSIHSEIIGNGSQELGTTLMKSFFFSLSEQEQLPEKILFYNGGAKLTAEGSSILQDLQAMASDGVEILTCGICVEFFELEDQLMVGEATNMYRIVELQSQYKTVSP, via the coding sequence ATGCACGAAATAAATGCGCTAGAACAAGCTTGTCCTATGCCAGTAATTTTAACGAAAAGAGCCATGAAAGAATTTCCAAATGAAGACTTAACCGTTTTAGTAGACAATAAAATTGCTACGCAAAACCTAAAAAAAATGGCAGATCAATTAGGATTTAAAACAACGATAGAACAAAATAGCGTTTCTTCTTATACTGTCCAATTAACAAAAGAAAAAGAAGAAAATAGTTCAATCAACCAAGTGAGTGAACAAAAGCCTACCTTTTTAAAAAAAGAGACGGAATCAAAACAACAACCCTATATTGTTAGTATCCATTCTGAAATCATCGGTAATGGTTCCCAAGAATTAGGCACAACGTTGATGAAAAGTTTTTTCTTTTCTTTATCTGAACAAGAACAATTACCTGAAAAGATTCTCTTTTACAATGGTGGGGCTAAATTAACTGCTGAGGGTTCATCCATTTTACAAGATTTACAAGCAATGGCAAGTGATGGAGTAGAAATTTTGACCTGTGGCATTTGTGTTGAATTCTTTGAACTTGAAGACCAGCTTATGGTTGGTGAAGCAACAAATATGTACCGCATCGTTGAATTGCAAAGCCAATACAAAACGGTCTCTCCATGA
- a CDS encoding DUF3343 domain-containing protein produces MINRQHYGILVFESSSAASQAEIKMTEKNWSCRLIPIPEQLSAGCGLVLQLSVGDLKEIKTFITKEAISCDGIYEVKVSKERKKTVSPWKQ; encoded by the coding sequence ATGATCAATCGCCAACACTACGGGATTCTTGTTTTTGAGAGTTCATCAGCTGCCTCACAAGCAGAAATCAAGATGACAGAAAAGAACTGGAGTTGTCGCTTGATTCCTATTCCCGAACAACTTTCAGCAGGCTGTGGTTTGGTGTTGCAACTTTCAGTGGGTGATTTAAAAGAAATCAAAACATTTATCACAAAAGAAGCCATTAGTTGTGATGGAATTTATGAAGTGAAAGTCTCAAAAGAGCGTAAAAAAACCGTTTCACCTTGGAAACAATAA
- a CDS encoding aminotransferase class V-fold PLP-dependent enzyme: MDYFDNGATTLVKPPQVADAVYNAIQSQTIGNPARGSHAPALQALRQAEQTRMKIAQLFHAQDASQISFTSNATMAFNLLLKSLLNPTDAVITTKNEHNSVLRPLYQLEKEGLQLDFLELDERGQVRLDQLEQLMKKNTKAIIINHMSNVTGQITDLKKVGAYCRENHILLIVDVAQSAGVVPIDMVEMQIDALCFTGHKSLYGPQGTGGIVLNQPNLNLKTVFSGGSGSHSYDKEMPQQMPGLFEPGTLNVHGLAGLEAGLDYVAELSVESIQKQLQELTLFFLEEVSIITGITIYGCNLKSLKENPEQHGAVVSLNLAGWSSGDLADVLYEEYDICVRSGAHCAPLVHEHYHTIESGMVRFSFSSFNTRAEINRAIEVLTELALEK; the protein is encoded by the coding sequence ATGGATTATTTTGATAACGGTGCAACAACACTAGTCAAGCCGCCTCAAGTAGCAGATGCTGTATACAATGCCATCCAAAGCCAAACAATCGGGAATCCGGCTCGTGGCAGTCATGCACCAGCGCTTCAAGCTTTACGTCAAGCTGAGCAGACACGGATGAAAATCGCCCAATTATTTCATGCACAAGATGCTAGCCAAATAAGTTTCACCTCGAATGCGACGATGGCTTTCAATTTACTTTTAAAAAGTTTATTAAATCCAACAGATGCGGTCATTACAACAAAAAACGAGCATAATTCTGTGTTGCGACCACTTTATCAACTAGAAAAAGAAGGTCTACAACTTGATTTTCTTGAATTAGATGAAAGGGGACAAGTACGGTTAGATCAATTGGAACAGTTAATGAAAAAAAATACTAAAGCGATTATCATCAATCATATGTCTAATGTTACGGGTCAAATAACTGATTTGAAAAAAGTTGGAGCCTATTGTCGAGAAAATCATATTTTGCTCATTGTTGATGTTGCGCAAAGTGCAGGTGTAGTCCCAATTGATATGGTTGAGATGCAGATTGATGCGTTGTGTTTTACCGGCCATAAAAGCCTTTACGGACCTCAAGGAACAGGCGGAATTGTTTTAAATCAGCCTAATCTCAATCTAAAAACGGTATTTAGTGGGGGAAGTGGAAGCCATTCCTATGACAAAGAAATGCCTCAACAGATGCCAGGTCTCTTCGAACCAGGAACGTTAAACGTACATGGTTTGGCAGGTTTAGAAGCAGGCTTAGATTATGTTGCAGAGCTATCGGTAGAATCGATTCAAAAACAATTACAAGAACTGACACTTTTTTTTCTTGAAGAAGTTTCTATCATTACAGGGATAACAATCTATGGGTGTAATCTAAAAAGCTTAAAAGAAAATCCAGAGCAACATGGCGCAGTTGTTAGTTTGAATTTAGCGGGTTGGAGTTCAGGAGACCTAGCGGATGTCTTGTACGAAGAATATGATATTTGCGTTCGCTCAGGCGCTCATTGTGCCCCGCTCGTTCACGAGCATTATCACACAATCGAAAGTGGAATGGTTCGCTTTAGTTTTTCTAGCTTCAATACAAGAGCAGAAATAAATAGAGCTATTGAAGTTTTAACAGAGTTAGCTTTAGAAAAATAG
- a CDS encoding YibE/F family protein yields the protein MNVLVYLTIILFLLMKLIGGEKGTRSFTALFLNAGVLFLTIFFMTVQAINPILITLAASIIISCINLFYINHINLKSITAFLATIFTLLFLIILIFMIVNRSMIQGFGIEEIEDLTSFTLYVGVNFTTLAICTIIMGAIGAITDTAISISSAMSEIYLRNPLLDRSSLFKSGMNVGKDILGTTTNTLFFAFTGGYLALILWFKDLAYTFGEVINSKVFSSEIISILFIGTGAILVIPITAWLSAYLLTKYKVDLTINKIIST from the coding sequence ATGAATGTCTTAGTTTACTTAACTATTATTTTATTTCTACTTATGAAACTTATCGGTGGCGAAAAAGGAACTCGATCGTTTACAGCTCTTTTCTTAAACGCGGGTGTTTTATTTTTAACTATATTTTTTATGACTGTCCAAGCTATTAATCCAATCTTAATTACGTTAGCAGCTTCTATAATTATTAGTTGCATTAATCTTTTCTATATCAATCATATTAATCTCAAATCTATTACAGCTTTTCTTGCTACTATCTTTACCTTACTTTTCTTAATTATCCTTATTTTTATGATTGTTAATCGTTCAATGATTCAAGGATTTGGTATAGAAGAGATAGAAGACCTTACTTCTTTTACCTTATATGTAGGAGTAAATTTTACTACACTTGCCATTTGTACTATTATTATGGGCGCAATAGGTGCGATTACAGATACAGCTATCTCTATTTCTTCTGCTATGAGTGAAATCTATCTGCGTAATCCGTTATTAGACCGTTCTAGTCTTTTTAAATCCGGTATGAATGTCGGCAAAGATATTTTAGGTACGACCACAAATACGCTATTTTTTGCTTTTACTGGTGGATACTTGGCTTTAATATTGTGGTTCAAAGATTTAGCTTATACCTTTGGTGAAGTCATTAATTCAAAAGTGTTTAGTTCAGAGATCATTTCTATTCTTTTTATTGGTACAGGTGCTATTCTCGTTATCCCTATCACTGCTTGGCTTTCAGCCTATCTGTTGACTAAGTATAAAGTTGACCTCACTATAAATAAAATCATTTCCACCTAG
- a CDS encoding IS4 family transposase: MDKYKTNSAFNKWFSSIKLNLLPSSIQKKIVDFDKYHKKLSFFQALQLFLHGINDEKESLREMDAAFVSKELQKEMCMTSISYSQLSRTLSKIDSEILLAIFSQLVSQAKNKRPVTKRNSLYLIDSSTFSLNQNLYQWADFRKTKSGVKLHLKLCFMDNEHLYPDEFTLTNAVEHDTNQLEVLVNQPEATYVFDRGYLDFERLDTMHSQGYFFVTRIKKNTKVHVLEPLVASKSESVISDQMVALGAQNHLTSRFRLVTVQDKKGKTLQFITNRFDCSSTDIAEMYKARWQIELFFKHIKQHMTIKKFFSRSEKGVVNQLILAMIASLLTYLIKLKTKSKQSVFQIKRFFRYLLFQPAEEWFNLLIPT, from the coding sequence ATGGATAAGTATAAAACAAATTCTGCTTTTAATAAATGGTTTTCTTCCATTAAGCTAAATCTTTTACCAAGCTCTATTCAAAAAAAGATTGTTGACTTTGATAAATACCATAAGAAACTTAGTTTCTTCCAAGCTCTTCAACTTTTTCTTCATGGAATCAATGACGAAAAAGAAAGTCTTAGAGAGATGGATGCGGCTTTTGTTTCGAAAGAACTTCAAAAAGAAATGTGTATGACTAGTATCAGTTATTCTCAGCTCTCTAGAACTCTCTCAAAAATAGATTCAGAGATTCTTTTAGCCATTTTTAGTCAGCTAGTTAGTCAGGCTAAAAATAAAAGGCCCGTAACGAAACGAAATAGTCTCTACCTAATTGATTCTTCGACGTTTTCACTTAACCAAAACCTTTATCAATGGGCTGATTTTCGTAAAACAAAATCAGGAGTTAAGCTTCACTTAAAACTTTGCTTTATGGATAATGAACATCTTTACCCAGATGAATTCACACTGACTAACGCCGTCGAGCACGATACAAATCAGTTAGAAGTATTGGTTAATCAACCTGAAGCGACTTATGTGTTTGATCGCGGTTACCTTGATTTTGAACGATTAGATACGATGCACTCGCAGGGCTACTTCTTTGTGACAAGAATCAAAAAGAATACAAAAGTTCATGTTTTAGAACCATTAGTAGCTTCCAAGAGTGAGTCCGTTATCAGCGACCAAATGGTCGCATTAGGTGCTCAGAACCATCTAACGTCCAGATTTCGTTTAGTAACCGTTCAAGACAAAAAGGGGAAAACTCTCCAGTTTATTACCAATCGTTTTGACTGCTCCTCTACTGACATTGCAGAAATGTACAAAGCACGTTGGCAAATAGAGCTGTTCTTCAAGCATATTAAACAACATATGACGATTAAAAAGTTTTTTTCGAGAAGTGAAAAAGGGGTTGTCAATCAGCTGATTTTAGCCATGATTGCCAGTTTATTAACCTATTTGATTAAGTTAAAAACAAAAAGTAAACAGTCTGTTTTCCAAATCAAACGATTTTTTCGTTATCTGTTATTTCAACCGGCAGAAGAATGGTTTAATCTTTTGATACCGACTTAG
- a CDS encoding YibE/F family protein, with protein sequence MKITIKKKTLILSSLILFCVFISLLFVQNNFYLYKQPIAEVTQATPKDKTESVGSVNNEAIIFHQNLVGKIKNGEQKDAFILLENTYSSSGAHDHKYQVGDKLFITIQSDKGKELTGIIDYPKRDTYVVVAAWLFMVTVFLIGKKSGLFSIVSLIINVLILILALNRYTELEGASLLLICSGLVVFFTVTSLLSVSGNNEKTYAAILATIIGTFSALLIAYVVMKVTAEKGLRYEEMSFVTRSPQKVFLASILIGSLGAVMDIAITITSSLYELYDKNNHILLEDLKESGMEIGKDIMGSMTNVLFFAYVSGSIPMLLLYLKNGAPLNYTLSH encoded by the coding sequence TTGAAGATAACTATAAAGAAAAAAACGCTTATTTTATCCAGTCTCATTTTATTTTGCGTATTTATTTCACTATTATTTGTTCAAAACAATTTTTATTTATATAAACAACCTATTGCTGAAGTAACACAAGCAACTCCGAAAGATAAAACAGAGTCCGTTGGCTCAGTAAATAATGAGGCGATTATCTTTCATCAAAATTTAGTCGGTAAAATAAAAAATGGCGAACAAAAAGATGCATTCATTTTGTTAGAAAATACCTACTCCTCTTCTGGAGCTCATGATCATAAATATCAAGTAGGCGACAAGTTATTTATCACTATTCAAAGCGACAAAGGAAAAGAGCTAACAGGTATCATTGATTACCCAAAAAGAGATACATACGTCGTTGTGGCTGCGTGGTTATTTATGGTAACTGTGTTTCTAATCGGTAAAAAAAGCGGGTTATTTTCAATTGTTAGTTTAATAATTAACGTTCTTATATTGATACTCGCGTTAAATCGCTATACAGAGTTAGAGGGAGCCAGCTTATTGCTTATTTGTAGCGGATTGGTTGTATTTTTTACTGTTACTTCTTTATTATCGGTTAGTGGTAATAATGAAAAAACATACGCAGCTATTTTAGCAACCATTATAGGGACATTTTCTGCTTTACTTATCGCTTACGTTGTTATGAAAGTCACAGCTGAAAAAGGATTGCGATACGAGGAAATGTCCTTTGTAACTCGGTCTCCTCAAAAAGTCTTTTTAGCTAGTATTCTTATAGGCTCTTTGGGCGCTGTAATGGATATCGCTATCACTATCACGTCTTCACTCTATGAACTATACGATAAAAATAATCATATTCTTCTAGAGGACTTAAAAGAATCTGGGATGGAGATAGGTAAAGATATCATGGGAAGTATGACCAATGTTTTATTTTTTGCGTATGTTAGTGGAAGTATTCCTATGCTTTTACTTTATTTAAAGAATGGCGCTCCTTTAAATTATACTTTATCTCACTAG
- a CDS encoding multicopper oxidase family protein — MKKNRIWYFALTVSLILLIIYVGYLFINRNERIQDKTMGVEVPSIVSNQKQIGNKLPIPPLLEDKNPESGKAEFDLTVQYGETEFFEGHKTETLGYNGDYLGPIIKVSKGDEVKINVENTLSEMTTVHWHGLEVPAEMNGGPHQTIDPKSSWNPYFTINQPAATLWYHPHLLGKTGEQVYKGLAGLFYIEDEESKNLNLPKDHGVNDIPIVVQDKRFTKDGDIPYELDMRDTMNGFMGDTVLINGAINPELDIKSELVRLRILNGSNARTYDFSFSDNTPFYQIASDGGFLEKSIEMTHVTLAPAERAEILVDFSDYKVGDKVTFKDAKDNLMTINIVEESNQKVDIPKKLVSSERENVLKPRVTLMQAFTSQKLALM, encoded by the coding sequence ATGAAGAAAAATAGAATTTGGTACTTTGCACTAACGGTCTCTCTAATTTTGTTGATTATATACGTTGGTTATCTTTTTATAAATAGAAACGAAAGAATACAAGATAAGACTATGGGCGTAGAAGTACCATCAATCGTTAGCAATCAAAAGCAAATAGGCAATAAATTGCCTATTCCACCACTCCTAGAAGATAAAAATCCTGAAAGTGGAAAAGCTGAATTTGATTTGACTGTACAATATGGAGAAACAGAATTTTTTGAAGGTCATAAGACGGAGACTTTAGGCTATAATGGCGATTACTTGGGACCAATTATAAAAGTGAGTAAGGGCGATGAAGTAAAGATAAATGTAGAGAATACATTAAGTGAAATGACTACAGTGCACTGGCATGGCTTGGAAGTGCCGGCAGAGATGAATGGTGGTCCACATCAAACCATAGACCCAAAATCAAGTTGGAACCCTTACTTTACGATAAATCAACCCGCAGCTACACTGTGGTACCATCCGCATTTATTAGGCAAGACGGGTGAACAGGTTTACAAAGGTCTAGCAGGACTTTTCTATATTGAAGATGAAGAATCTAAGAACTTAAACCTTCCGAAAGACCACGGTGTAAATGATATTCCAATAGTCGTACAAGATAAGCGATTTACAAAAGATGGAGACATTCCTTATGAATTAGATATGAGAGATACGATGAACGGTTTTATGGGCGATACGGTTTTAATTAACGGAGCGATAAATCCTGAGTTAGATATCAAAAGTGAACTCGTCAGATTAAGAATCTTAAATGGATCAAATGCTAGAACGTATGATTTTAGTTTTAGTGATAATACTCCTTTTTATCAAATTGCTTCAGACGGAGGATTCCTAGAAAAAAGTATTGAAATGACTCATGTAACTCTTGCACCAGCTGAAAGAGCAGAAATACTTGTTGATTTTTCTGATTATAAAGTTGGAGACAAGGTAACGTTTAAAGACGCTAAGGATAACCTTATGACGATAAATATAGTAGAAGAGAGCAATCAAAAAGTAGACATCCCAAAAAAATTAGTGTCAAGCGAAAGAGAAAATGTCCTAAAACCAAGGGTCACATTAATGCAAGCTTTTACTTCGCAAAAGCTTGCATTAATGTGA
- a CDS encoding ISNCY family transposase, producing the protein MNEDKKYKAIKAVAEKRKNKKRACIELGLSMRQVNRLIQEYQEGGKGVFSHGNRGKIAKHAVPKETKKQVIELYQSFKIKPNVKHFTEILKEDHDICYTDTTIRRILYQAHILSPKTQRKTRKKIKARIKAKSMKGKKEVENPLVPRAEDQMELPEKSHPSRPRKKYQGELIQMDASSYNWFGKDVAHLHLAIDDASGNIVGAYFDTQETLKGYYHVLNQILTKQGIPLAFLTDKRTVFEYTSKTMRAVEEDTFTQFGFACHQLGIEVNTTSIPQAKGRVERLNGTVQSRLPVDLELAGIQSMEEANHFLIKWVRTFNKKFGNKTKESIYENAPTKSEINLLLARVANRKVDSRHHIRYQNNYYLPTEGSEDRYFTRRSKVLIIEAFNGNIYVNIAEKIYTTRRLKEHDYYSQKFDSIPEQKKERRQYIPLQSHPWKLESFKRYLRSVGKTLEEYEAEQTA; encoded by the coding sequence ATGAATGAAGATAAGAAATATAAAGCAATAAAAGCTGTGGCAGAAAAAAGAAAGAACAAAAAGAGAGCTTGTATTGAACTTGGGCTCTCGATGAGGCAAGTCAACAGATTAATTCAAGAATATCAAGAAGGAGGAAAAGGTGTTTTTTCACACGGTAATAGAGGAAAAATAGCTAAGCACGCCGTGCCTAAGGAAACAAAAAAACAAGTAATTGAGCTCTATCAAAGTTTTAAGATAAAACCTAACGTGAAGCATTTTACTGAAATTTTGAAGGAAGATCATGACATCTGTTACACTGATACGACTATTCGCCGTATTTTATATCAAGCTCATATTCTATCACCTAAAACTCAAAGAAAAACGCGTAAGAAAATAAAAGCTCGAATCAAAGCTAAATCAATGAAAGGAAAAAAAGAGGTTGAGAACCCACTGGTTCCAAGAGCAGAAGATCAAATGGAGTTACCCGAAAAAAGCCATCCTAGCCGTCCTAGAAAGAAATATCAGGGGGAGCTTATTCAAATGGATGCCAGCTCCTATAACTGGTTTGGTAAAGATGTGGCACATCTTCATTTAGCTATTGATGACGCTTCTGGTAACATCGTTGGGGCTTATTTCGATACGCAAGAAACACTCAAGGGCTATTATCATGTGCTCAATCAAATCCTAACGAAACAAGGCATCCCCTTAGCTTTTTTAACAGATAAACGAACTGTTTTTGAATACACATCAAAAACCATGAGAGCGGTTGAAGAAGATACATTTACCCAGTTTGGTTTTGCCTGTCATCAACTCGGTATTGAGGTTAATACCACGTCTATACCACAAGCTAAGGGCCGTGTAGAGCGTTTAAACGGGACTGTTCAATCGCGACTTCCTGTAGATTTAGAATTAGCTGGAATACAGTCTATGGAGGAAGCCAATCACTTTTTAATAAAATGGGTTAGAACTTTTAATAAGAAGTTTGGTAATAAAACGAAGGAATCCATCTATGAAAATGCACCAACTAAATCAGAAATCAATTTATTATTAGCACGAGTAGCTAATAGAAAAGTGGATAGTAGGCATCATATTCGTTATCAAAATAACTATTACCTGCCTACGGAAGGTAGTGAAGATAGATACTTTACGCGAAGATCAAAGGTGCTAATTATCGAAGCGTTTAATGGAAATATCTATGTAAATATAGCTGAAAAAATATACACAACAAGGAGACTGAAAGAACATGACTACTACTCACAAAAATTTGATTCGATTCCAGAGCAAAAAAAAGAAAGACGCCAGTATATTCCCCTACAGTCTCACCCGTGGAAACTAGAGTCTTTCAAAAGATATCTTCGTAGTGTCGGAAAAACACTCGAAGAGTATGAAGCTGAACAAACAGCTTAA
- a CDS encoding multicopper oxidase domain-containing protein — protein MSGMGPMVAINGKQMDMDRIDEELKLNQLEEWVVANESTGGMGMMSSSPHPFHVHGAQFQIIERNGKTPPLNEQGWKDTVIVKNNEKVTLLVVFKEEGLFMYHCHILEHEDSGMMGQFKVE, from the coding sequence ATGAGCGGTATGGGTCCAATGGTCGCTATAAATGGTAAGCAAATGGATATGGATAGAATTGACGAAGAGTTAAAGCTAAATCAATTAGAAGAATGGGTTGTCGCTAATGAATCAACTGGAGGAATGGGTATGATGTCTTCTTCTCCTCATCCTTTCCATGTACATGGTGCACAATTTCAGATAATAGAAAGAAATGGAAAAACTCCTCCTTTAAATGAACAGGGTTGGAAAGATACGGTAATAGTCAAAAATAATGAAAAAGTAACATTACTAGTTGTTTTTAAAGAGGAAGGCTTATTTATGTATCATTGTCATATCTTGGAACATGAAGACTCGGGAATGATGGGGCAGTTCAAAGTTGAGTAA
- a CDS encoding heavy metal translocating P-type ATPase → MSGAKKEILKDHTPGMMTLISLAIVASYVYSSLTTFFITGSDFYFELATLIVVMLLGHWIEMRSQMGASKALEELIELMPNEAHKLDDAGNTTDVSVEELKPEDYILVKSGEKIPLDGEILKGESTLDESMLTGESVPIDKKSGDGVIGGAINGNGVLTIKVEKVGSDTYLAQVVELVKNAQATKSRAQGFADVAAKWLFYIALGTGLLTLAYWITAADFEFALERMVTVLIIACPHALGLAMPLVSSVSTSIAAREGLLIRNRTQFEIARSIDKVVFDKTGTLTEGQFGVDAILPTKGILDEDLLQLAYSVESQSDHPIAKGIVRKGEEENLSKLSVTEYENLAGRGLNAKVEGEKVSIVSPGTMKERNLSFDKKTFDQFSQDGKTVVFVIKENTLQGMIALSDRIRSSALQTIQLLNERGIESIMITGDNEKVANSVGKELGLTHVFAEVLPNEKSEKIKQLKENGTMKVAMVGDGINDAPALAEADIGIAIGAGTDVAIETADIVLVNSDPRDVINIINLSKATYKKNIQNLIWAAGYNIIAIPLAAGVLINQGIVVTPAIGAAVMSLSTVIVAINARLLKVDDITTKDAK, encoded by the coding sequence TTGAGTGGTGCTAAAAAAGAAATTCTAAAAGACCATACTCCTGGAATGATGACTCTTATTTCTTTAGCCATTGTCGCTTCTTATGTTTATAGTTCTTTAACAACCTTCTTTATTACCGGAAGCGACTTCTATTTTGAATTAGCTACACTTATTGTCGTTATGCTATTAGGCCATTGGATAGAAATGAGATCTCAAATGGGCGCATCTAAAGCCTTAGAAGAATTGATTGAACTCATGCCTAATGAAGCTCATAAACTAGATGACGCTGGGAATACAACTGACGTATCCGTTGAAGAATTAAAACCTGAAGATTACATTCTGGTGAAATCAGGCGAAAAAATCCCTTTAGATGGTGAAATTTTAAAAGGAGAATCTACTTTAGACGAATCTATGCTCACTGGTGAATCCGTTCCCATAGATAAAAAAAGCGGAGACGGTGTTATTGGCGGAGCAATCAATGGTAATGGTGTCTTAACGATAAAAGTTGAAAAGGTCGGTTCTGACACTTACTTGGCGCAAGTCGTTGAGTTAGTCAAAAACGCACAGGCAACTAAGTCTCGAGCTCAAGGATTTGCAGATGTAGCCGCAAAATGGTTATTCTATATAGCCTTAGGTACCGGACTATTGACTCTTGCTTATTGGATAACAGCCGCTGACTTTGAATTTGCTCTTGAACGGATGGTAACGGTTCTTATTATTGCTTGTCCACATGCTCTAGGGTTAGCTATGCCTCTGGTCAGTTCAGTGTCAACCTCTATTGCTGCCAGAGAAGGACTTTTAATTCGAAATCGGACTCAATTCGAGATTGCACGTTCTATCGATAAAGTTGTTTTTGATAAAACGGGTACGTTAACGGAAGGCCAATTCGGAGTTGACGCTATTTTGCCTACAAAAGGTATTCTAGATGAAGACTTACTTCAACTAGCTTATTCCGTAGAAAGCCAATCTGATCACCCTATTGCTAAAGGGATTGTTCGTAAGGGAGAAGAAGAAAATCTTTCTAAGCTATCTGTAACTGAATATGAAAATTTAGCGGGTCGAGGCCTAAATGCGAAAGTTGAAGGTGAAAAAGTATCTATTGTCAGTCCAGGTACTATGAAAGAAAGAAATCTATCTTTTGATAAAAAAACATTTGACCAATTTTCTCAAGATGGGAAAACAGTTGTATTTGTAATAAAAGAAAATACATTACAAGGAATGATTGCCTTAAGTGATAGAATTCGTTCATCCGCTTTACAAACCATTCAACTGTTAAATGAACGTGGCATCGAATCAATCATGATTACAGGTGATAATGAAAAAGTGGCAAATAGCGTTGGTAAAGAACTCGGCTTGACTCATGTATTTGCAGAAGTGTTGCCTAATGAAAAATCAGAAAAAATTAAACAGTTGAAAGAAAACGGGACAATGAAAGTTGCCATGGTTGGAGACGGTATCAATGATGCACCTGCTTTAGCTGAAGCTGATATTGGCATTGCTATTGGAGCTGGAACAGACGTAGCCATAGAGACTGCTGATATCGTATTAGTTAATAGTGATCCGCGAGATGTCATTAATATTATCAACTTGTCTAAAGCAACCTATAAAAAAAATATCCAGAATCTTATCTGGGCTGCGGGATATAACATTATCGCTATACCTCTTGCAGCTGGTGTACTAATCAATCAAGGAATCGTTGTTACGCCTGCAATTGGAGCAGCAGTTATGTCATTAAGTACAGTAATTGTCGCTATTAATGCTCGTCTACTAAAAGTAGACGATATAACGACTAAAGATGCAAAGTAA